The Tenrec ecaudatus isolate mTenEca1 chromosome 4, mTenEca1.hap1, whole genome shotgun sequence region CGGGTCATGAAAACAGATCAGGAAACTCCTGCGCTGATTTATCACCGATTTCCTCCCAAAGGTACATAAATAGCAGCCAGGGTAAGCAATTGATGCaatcttggtgggggggggggcaggggagaattGTGGTGCAGAAGACAAATCgcaatattgaaagaaaaatgaATCATCTCTGACAGAATTATCCAAATCGATTATGTCTTTGGTTAAATTTTCCACTGAACACTCTTTTATTCTCAACATAATGCACAGGGCCGCATTCTGGGAGAGGCAGGAAGCTTGAACTCCCACTGGCGCTGAAAGGCAACACTCTACTGTTAGGGAATTCTCGGTTTTGAAGTAAAGTTTTAGGGATATAAAAAACCCCCATTTTAGAGAAATAGGCAGGTAAAAGGACACGCAGAGTTAGACACCAAAAGAGATCAGACagtgaaagggagggaaagaatgaAGGAGGGAGTGAGATGGACAGTCAGAACAGTGAGAGAAGCAGAGATACCCACCAGCCGAAAGCAAGAGAGACTGgggagccactctgagagagaaggggaggggcaaGGAGAGAGTGAAAAGCGAAGAGATGGGGAAACGCCAACATACAAAACACAGAGCCCCTGGCACCTCTATAAGTGTTCCTCAACACTACAGACAGGCTCCTCTTTttcttacagagcagctggtgggcttgaacctgagACTTTGTGGTCAGCTGCCCAACCCTTAACCAACAGCGCCACAGAGAGCTCTTTACgcagagaaaaagaggcaggAGCCAGGAGCGCGAGAGCGAGGGAGAACAGTTAAGAGAGACACACAGCAAGCCCAGGACTGAAAGACAGGAGACTCAAGGAAGTAACAaggtgggggctggggcgggATAGGGGAAAGGCGAGGGTCCTAGAGAGCCCCCGCCTGCGCGGAGACCCACCGAGCATCTTCATGGTTTGCTTGTGGTTCTGGTCCCGGAGCActgcgcccgccgccgccgctgccgccttgCCGCGGGTCCTCCGCCACAGCTTCCTGCCGATGAGGCTGTAGAGCACCGTGAGGCAGAAGACCGGCAGGAAGAAGAAGACGCTGGACACCCACACCATGACCGTGAGCAGCCCCGAGCGCACGGCGAACTCGGTGGGGCGGCACTCGTTGGTGTCCCGCGGGTCCGTGCCGTTCTCGTGCTCCACCCCGACCAACACGAAGATGGGCCCGGCGCTGCAGAAGGCCACGGCCCAGATGACCAGGATGACCAGCTTCACCCGGCCCTTGGTGACCACCACCTTGGCGCGCAGCGGGAAGCAGATGGCGAAGTAGCGCTCGACGCTGAGCGCGGTGATGGTGAGCACCGTGGCGTAGGTGCAGCTCTCGCTGACGAACTGGAAGAGTTTGCAGAGCACGTCCCCGAAGTTCCAGGGCCGGTACTGCCAGAGGCGGACCAGGTCCAGGGGCATgcagaggaagatgagcaggtcgGAGAAGGCCATGCTGGACAGGTAGAGGTTGGTGGTGGTGCGCAGCTCGCGGAAGCGCGACACCACCAGCATGGTGAGCAGGTTGCCCGCGATGCCCACCACGAAGAGCGCCACGCAAGTGGCCGTGACCCCGGCCAGCAGCGGCGCGGGGAAAAGAGGCGGCAGGTCGTTGGGCAGCGAGTAGTTGCTGGGGGTCGTGTCCCATGCCAGGTCGGCCCCAGTGAGGTTGGCGCCTGGCTCCTCGCTCTGCGTCTCGTTCCACATACTGCTGCCTCCGCTTGGCAGGCTCGGGGCTCGAGCTCCGGCTGCACCCCGCGGCTGCTCTACGTTCCCGGGAGAGTTGGAGATGGAGCCTGGGGGCGCGAGGAGGGCGGACGCTGGCGATGAGAGGGAAGCCAGGGGCAGGAGCCTAGGGAGACGCGCGCTGGAGAGCGAGAGATTGGGTAGcaggagaggggaagagggagagagaggggagcgaGTGACAGAGTGACCCAGTGGCTATCACCGCCCTCTCTGGCACCTCCCCCTCGACCCCGCCCTCCCCCCTAAAGTGCTGCTCTCCCAAGGGCACATCTGGTCGGCTCCCACTCACGTACAGGTCGCAAAGGCCGCCGCCGCGCCAGTGCGCATTCTCGCTCCCGCGCCATCCCGCGCTTGGTGGTGCGCAGCGGAGAACCGGCGCGCGGAAGCCCAGAGCTCCGAGCGCTGCACCCTGAGCCTAGGCGCCGCCAGGCCACAGTGGCCAAGAAATTCGGGTCACCGCGGGGGCTCGAGTTATAAGGGGTACACGAGGGCGTCCTTCCAGGGTGAGAGATTGAGTTAGCTTAGGACCTTGCCTGGGAAAagcagcaagggagagagagtggaaccccttgtttggtttgggggacgGTAGAGAAGACAGGTGTGCGACAGGAAAGAGTCCATCAAGCATCGACTGGTCTTTCAGCGAGCAGAAACCGCGACTCCGAGAAGAAGGGTCACATTCGAAAGGTCTCGCAAATAGTCGCGGGGTCAAGGACCTGACTCGATTTCCCACCTGTTTTCAGGCTTGGGAACACTTGGGGCGGAAAGAGACAAGAGGGTGATTTGTGAATGTCCCTGCCCCGGGTCGAAGTTGTTGGTAACTCCCCTAAGTTAGTGGTGGCGCATGGGTTTCTGCCCAGAAGGTTCCTTTGCTGACCCAAGCCTCAGGAACAAGGGGCAAAAGAAAAGCGGTCTGAAGGGAGAGGCAGAGGTTGGAGACTGGCACGTCGCGGGAGTGCAGTAATAATATTCAAGTAACCATGGAAATAAATCATCCATTTAGATAATAGCAGGTTTCCCTGGTTCAAAGCCTTCCCTAGCCTCTCTCCTCAAAAGAGTTTCTTGACTATGCGTTGTGAGGCCGATGTGAAGATACCTGGAAGGGGATGCCCAGGGTCAGGGACAGAGTAGGTGCTCAAAAAATAAGCACGGTGAGGGCGGTGCCGAGCGGCGCTCCGTGGAAATGCGTCGCAGGCCGCTGTTCCACTCGCCAGGTCCCTGGACTGCGCCTATGGCGACTTCCTCCGGGAGCAGGAATCCACGCCAGAACTCTTGCGACTGGAGACCGCCCTCTAAGACACAAACCCAAGGGCTGCCAACTTCCATGAAGCCTTCAGAGGGGGGTTCAGCACTTTGGCCAGCGCCCGGCTCCTCCTACAGCACCAGGCGGCGGTGGCGCAGCCAATTACCTGTTTGCAGTAGAGCCTCCTGCTGCTGGTGGTCCGGCTCCGCCTGAAAGACCGGATTCGCTTACATCATAGACAGGGAGCGAGTGCCCACACCCACCTGCACCTCCAAGCCCCTCTCCTAGGAGAATCCATTTACTGGGTGAGAGAGCTTTCCCATGCTTGAATGCCGTTCACAAATGGCTTATACCATCTCTGCCAGTTGAATTTACGAACGCTCCAAAGTCCACCAAGACATAGGGTTGCTTTTATGCACGCGCGCATATATTAAGATTCCACACACAGTCAGCGACTGCATGAACACGCTTCGACATCGGCACACTACTGGGTATTGTGGGTGCTGATGGCCTGTAGCAGATGTTAGATTAAACTGACGTTTTCACTGGGGTAAAAAATACAAACATATAAAACCATTAGATAAtgcaacattttttaaaaaacattttattagaggctgatacaactcttatcacaatccatacatatacatacatcaattgtataaagcacatctgtacattctttgccctaatcattttcttttttttctctcctcttttctttttttacattttattaggggctcatacaactcttaccacaatccatacctatacatacatcaattttataaagcacatccgcacattccctgtcccaatcataaTGCACCATTTTTAATGTGAACAATTAAGTAACATTAATTAAGTCCATCCTGTGCAATCATCACCTTTTCCCAAGTATTCCACCATTAACAGAAAAACAATGCTCCCTAAACAATGACTCtccttacctcttcctttccagtcCTGTTACCACTAATGAACATTGTTTTCTCTGCCCTGGCTTATTTCATATAAGCGGGATCATAaaatatttgtccatttgtgCCTGTCTAATTTCACCAAGCATAATGCTTTCAGAGTCTGTTACAGCAACATACCAGGGCTTTATCTCTTTCATAGCTGGGTAATATGCCACTGTAAGGACATATCACATTTTGTTTACTCATTCATCTATTGGTAAACATTTAGTCTTCCCCCTACCCCCAATTTGGGGCTATTGTGAACGTTAGTATCTTGTCAGTATCTTGCTAGGATTGGGCTTGCTGGATCACCTGGTTATTGTATGCTTACCTTTTTGAAGAACTGAATTTActtaaatgttttatttcaaACTAATTTAATATTACAACTAAGTCAAATCAAGAGTTACAAACTGGCTGTTTAAGCTAATGATTTGATCTAACACTTCCCACTCTGTAAACAAATCTTTAGGAAGAAaaaacatactgtatatacttggatataagccgacccgagtacaagccgaggtacctaattattacctgggaaaccagaaaaactgattgactcgagtataagcctagggtggaaaatgcagaagcgcttggtgagtttcaacaataaaacaaatgaaaataaatttactaaaaaatgagacatcagtggggtaatgtatttaaatatttattttaaataaaaacataaataaaaggacaactcagttaacattagtaaaccagcacagtaagtagaaaataggttcaacaaaaacaataaggtatcaacaatgataccttaagagtacttactattccctgagctcaatcagcaaccaagctaaaatgtaaagagttaaaatccttcaaaactggattcctcatcatcatccgtatcccaaagcagagcttcagctggtgtgaggtcatcatagacgctgccctcactgagatcgccatcatcaccatcactgctgtcattttcatacaaagcgcagtcttcactgccatccatagcattactaatactacatttctggaaggcacgtcacaccatgtcttctggaatgtcttcccatggatcttgaacccactttgctattaactctatgtcaggcttcatgagattttctccttttgttagtcgggcttgaccagatgacatccattcatgccacatccttcgcacacagtctttaaaagacttattcaaagatacatccagaggctgcagtacagatgtaaaccCACCtgaaataatggctaaagtaactttactagattttgccaaatttttttaatgtcatctgataggtgggctctgaacatattccaaacaagtaacaatggctttttctttaaggctgctcctggtcgtcggttccaaatttcttccagccattttttttttgttccgtcttcatccatccatcttttaacatgtgcatgcacagtaattcttggtgggaaattgattttttaggcaaggtctttcttttaaaaataatggcaGGACGCAAGCTtacttccattagccaaacatgatagaacacctgtaaagtggttttttttcatttcctgtggttttgaggaaaatgtttttttctcctaaacttgccacagttctgttgcttggaagatcaacagtcatggcagtttcatccatattcccaatatctgccaggtcataattatacatccttctttgttttataataaatgactggaatgacatacattgattttttcttcaaggtcttgtggcaatttctgggaaatctttgttctttgtctcaaacataggccaaacctattcatgaagcgggtacaccatcctgctgatgcagcaaatttttcaatgcctggtgctttatatttgtcatccttacccatttgtagagcatgtaggcagattcccatgcatgttatgcAGTAAACAGTTTGATAACActtcataacccatttatgcaattcactctctagagccccataaaaagacattaaagcaCGACGAGCTTTttatagcttttggaatctgttccaggtcagccttcattttccgccactccctcacttgcttttcgtcaacacagaattccctacttgcaatactgttattgctctcttctgctcttgacacaaccttcattttgaaaccagcctcatatgaccggcgtttttgttttggttcaagagtatccataactaaaaggattaaaaaacaagactttgaaaaagaactttcatggtaatgctcccccctccccctgggacgtgttagccgggaggaggtggggggtccatgcaggcgggggatgcaggatgtgaattaacacagagaccagaggggagaaactgagcgcagccacagacacatccttaccagttcagttgccagcaagtgaatcactacaggtgcttctgcgaattggagccatccacgtcataggacggctctgattggttagatgtgagtaaacaaacattcaaagccctgcagtgtcagcagagctttgaatgaacagctgagaaatggcaatcacctgcaaGATAAAGGGTGCTCGTCCAgttacctgggggaggggggcgggcagtgagatgttacacctcgctggggtaccactgacccatgtataagccaaaccccagtttttcagcacattttttgtgctgaaaaactcggtgtatacacgagtatatatggtacttggaTAAACCAAGAAATTTGAAGCTCCTGACTAAGAATAAATATCAGAAACATTTAAGGGGCACATTTGTAGTGTCCTAAACCAAAGGttgaaaaatgatgaaaatcTTTATTTGGAAAACCCTATTGTGATTAACATCTACATATTGGCTAAAGTAGACAGCTATTTGGGAGTCCTCAATCATTGTCTCATATACAGACAAAATAGTATTGTgtgatcaaaaagaaacagatccATCAATTACCAGCAAATAATGATGCCACTTTATATATTTTACTATCTTTTAAAGCATATCATATATGCTAAGTactgaaaatacaaaaataaGTAAGACCCTGATAGGTTCGGTATTTATGAGCTTATAGTCCAGAAAGAAAGTGCAAGTCAACAAAACGCTCCAGTATAGTATGATAAGTGCATTTAAAGAGGAATGTTCAAGTTCTACTagattgaagaaaaaggaacAATGAGCTACATGGAAGCTGTAAGAAAGGCTTCTCTGAACAAGTGGTATATGAATGGATCTTGAAAGTTGAGTTCTGCCTGTTGAAAGAAGCAAAGCATGCCCAGATGTCCAGAAAAGGAACACAAAAGCATGATACGGGAATGCTATGGGCTGTGTATGTATGGGGGATATTGTGACAGGCTGTGTATGATGTGGGAGATATTGTGATGGGCTGTGAATGATATGGGGAATGCAATGGTGGCCTGTGTATGATATGAGGAATGTTTGATGGGTTGTGTATGATATGGGGAATACTGTGCTGGGCTGTGTATGATGTGAGGAATGTTTGATGGGCTGTGTATTATATGGGGAATGTTTTGATGGGCTATATATGATATGAGGGAtattgtgtatggattgttacatcaTCAATGTTGTATACCAATCAATTATgaccatttttctttctactgctCACGTCGACCCAGCAATGGCCAATGGAATCTTCTTTCAGCGGTTTCCAGTCACTTGGACATGATTTTCTTACATGTATGTCCCATATCTTGCTTTGGACACCATAAGATACCGGCACTTACCTTGAATCTTCCCTATTTCAGACCTGAAGGCCGTCAGCGCTCCAGGGATCTCTGGTGCTTTGTTGAGGTGGCATCTGGAGACCTAAATTTCGGCAGTAGTTACTGCTTCTGGGTTATGGTCCACTAGGCCTTTTCTGTGGACAGTGCCAAGCTATGTGCCTTTGTTTAATCGTGAGGGTTTTATTATGATGATTATTCTGATTTTAAATCTGAAACCCCCTGATCAAATGGTCAAAATTAACATCACCAGGATGATACAATTGTCACTTGTATTTCAGCTAATAGTGCACAACCACAATCTCAAAAACAAGGAAACATCAGATAGACTCAAAATGAGGAGTACGCTTATTTGTAATATCCTtcaaaaataattccataagacCAAAATAAAACTGAGGAAATGTTCCAGATCAAAGGCACTCAACCATAGATCACAACTAAATGTAATACTTGATTTTAGATTGGCTCCTGAAGCGGGTAAGACATTGTGGATCAGTTAACACATTTAGATTAGGAACCAAATATATATTCAGAATATTAGATACGGGTATTAAATCTGTGTTAAGCTGTCTGAAATTGGTAACGGTATGAAAgataatatttttattctttgtaAATGCCATGcataatcttttaattaaaaaatgcaaTGCCTACGGAACTATGATGTGCGTGTGCCACTTACTCTCAGCCTgttcagggggtgggggaaatagtGTGTGGATAATTAGATACAAGGCCCTGGGGTGGCACAAGAGGCCTACAGGGGGCCACCTGCTTACCCCGTGGTTCAAGATCCCATGTGGGGTCCAGGAGCTAAATGTTGGGGTGGCGAAGCACTTGGCAACAGTACAAGGAACGCACcaggaaactcactgccagcaggtcgattctgacccatagggactctgtaggacaggaagaccttcccctgtgggttgctgagactgcaactgttgagGAGGATTTAAGCCCcgtgtttctccctcagaactgctTTCAAACTGCGAGCTaacagatcgcagcccagtgaataaccaccatgccaccaggacacctCTGAACGCACAATCACCCCAAAATAATTCAAAATCAAGTGCTTAACGAATGCAACACGTTTCTACCCCTGAACTGTCTGTTCAGAACACACCATATGCGCTGTTAGCCAAACAACAGCAAATCACCGAATTAGATGCTGTGCTTCACAATGATGTCGTTATCATTAATGTCAACTAAACTCAATGTTTGGTTTCTATACGTATTTTACATACCTGTTGTACGGGTTGCGTGAAAATTTCCCTTTCCTGAGAAAAGAGGTCACGCATGGGGAAGAGTTTAAGAGGCTTTGGGGTATGCATGAGAGTGGACCTGGTAGCAAAGGGTGTGGGCCATGCGGGTGAAAAATGCAAACAAATGAAAGCGAAAGCTTAGCGATTGGCAGAGAGCCTGGCTACAGGACGGTGTTGGAGTGATTGCCACGATTCCAAGTGAGCGCTGTTGATGCGGAATTAACTTTCGGTCGCTGGATGTTAAATAGAGTTGCACAAACCTGTGTGGGGTTGGTCATGAACCACAGTTTAAGAAGCTCCGTGGCCACCTGGAGCCGGTAGggcgttggttcaaacccacgaagCAAGGTGTGACTATCTGCTTCTGTTCGGACTACAGCCAACACCCCTCTACCACAGAGTGCACTTCCACTCCGGGGCACGAGGACTCACCATCCGTCAGGACTGGCTGCTGGTGACTTTGCGGGTTTAGTTAGAGACACCGAATGATCACGCTCCGGAAAGCCCTAGCTCGCCGGCCCAACAGGCGATTCCGATTCATGGCAATGATACAGGTTcaagtaaaactgctcctgtgagtttcccactCTGTTTACCTGTAGGAGGGgggagtctcatcttcctcctggcaGTCAGGCCGAGTGCATACGCCACTACCCCCCAGGGGTCCTTCATGTGAAAACCGATGGGGAAAATGTGAGTAATAGACTCCTCTGGGAAAAAGTTAAACGGATATTTATTTACTGACACAGTCTTGTACTGTAATAAAAAGCACTGCATTACATTTTATAGTTCTGCACGTATATTGTTCCACTAGATCCATCATATCGTATAGGATTGTTGAACAGGGCAAAAGTACCTGTACGTTTGTTCTGCTCATATATTACCACACTTTCCTCTGTGCGTTTGTATCCAACTGCATCTCCACCAGCAATGGGCGAGAGTCTAGCCTCTGCATTTGAGAATGGGGTCCCACTATCGGAGTTTTGACAATATGCTGGGCGAGAGAAGGTTTCtcattgtgtttttgtttgtagcCTTTCATTATGAGTGAGATAGCATGTCTTCTCATACGCTTAAAGACTACTTGCTTTTCCTTTGTGTAAACTCCTGGCTCTGactttctttcactttttctaTTGAGTTGATGGTCTACTTTGTAAATTAATTTTTGAAAGCTCTTTTGAGTCAGGGAGACAGCCCTTTAGAATAATATACATTGGAAACATTTTCCCTAACAATTCCCTTGTCTCTTCAACTTCATTATTCTTTTACATGCAATGGCTTAAAATATTTATGTCATAAAATGGATATCAGTCTTTCCTGTAGTTgtgattgttatttttatttccctGGATTTTGAATCATAAGCACATGCACTTTGCTATTACAAAGTTATGAAGCAATGGACCCATACGTTGGTTTATTATTTTGTGGAGCTTATTAATAGTGGCAAATATGTAAGTAACAGAACATTTGCCATTTAAACAATGTTCATAGGTATACTTTAGTGACATAAAGTATATTCCTCATCTTGTTCAGCTGTCTCCATGAACCGCTCTCACCCCTCCTCATTTGTATTTCTGATCTAGTTGCAGTTTATCTTagtatatggaatgatatgtggcTCAATTTTTACCATTTTCCAAATGATTATTGAGCTGTTCACCTTTTCCTAAATAATGAAATGTCTCAAAGTATTATACTCAATTTCTACATATGCTGGATCTCACACTAAATTTCAATGTATATTTTCAGAGCCCAGACTCGACACGTAGACTCTATATACAACTTTATGCCATTACTCCATACTTTATTTGTAGTTGCCAAAGAATGATACACTGCCATTAAACTATATCATCATGTTCCTCGTAAACTTAAACTTTTCATTTCCTTGTGCCTTATTTCTTGTATTAATGAAGAAAACATTTGGAGACATACATCAGGAACTTTAAAATAGAGACCGAATCAAGAGAGAAGTTTATGATTTATTATTCTTCTGAAAGGAATCTGAAGATAGGGTGACCAATGCTGGTATGATGTCCTCAGAAACCTATGGCATGATCCTTCTAACCTTCCACTCCCCCGTCTTCGTGAATAGCTTCCATCCCAAGGTTACGTCATGATCCAAGGCAGGTGCAGTGATCCAGG contains the following coding sequences:
- the GHSR gene encoding growth hormone secretagogue receptor type 1, whose translation is MWNETQSEEPGANLTGADLAWDTTPSNYSLPNDLPPLFPAPLLAGVTATCVALFVVGIAGNLLTMLVVSRFRELRTTTNLYLSSMAFSDLLIFLCMPLDLVRLWQYRPWNFGDVLCKLFQFVSESCTYATVLTITALSVERYFAICFPLRAKVVVTKGRVKLVILVIWAVAFCSAGPIFVLVGVEHENGTDPRDTNECRPTEFAVRSGLLTVMVWVSSVFFFLPVFCLTVLYSLIGRKLWRRTRGKAAAAAAGAVLRDQNHKQTMKMLAAVVFAFILCWLPFHVGRYLFSKSFDPGSLEIAQISQYCNLVSFVLFYLSAAINPILYNIMSKKYRVAVFRLLGLKPFSQRKLSTLKDESSRAWTESSINT